Proteins encoded by one window of Salvia splendens isolate huo1 chromosome 5, SspV2, whole genome shotgun sequence:
- the LOC121802041 gene encoding cleavage and polyadenylation specificity factor subunit 1-like isoform X6 produces the protein MSFAAFKMMHWATGIEHCASGFITHSSADSTPKIPPITADDIDSDWTTSTKPIGPVPNLITAAANVLEVYIVRIQEEASPSLAHKAAAEPKGGGAVLAGVSGASLELVCHDRLHGNVESLEVLPNGATDGGRRRDSIILTFRDAKISVLEFDESICGLRTSSMHCFEGSDWVHLRRGREFFPRGPLVKVDPLGRCAAVLAYGLQMIVLKAAEASTGLTAPAEDSTFRAAAASRIESSYIVGLRDLDMKHVKDFIFIHGYIEPVVVILHEHELTWAGRVAWKHHTCMVSALSVNTTLKQHPLIWSAMNLPHDAYKLLAVPSPIGGVLVIGANTIHYHSQSASCHLGLNNFAVPADGSQEMPRSGFTTELDAATATWLTNDVAVFSSKSGELLLLTLVYDGRVVQRLELMKSRASVLTSDITTIGSSFFFLGSRLGDSLLVQYYSGIGAPTLNHGVKEEVGDIESDAPSMKRLRRSPSDALQDLITSEELTFYGTGPNNAQIAQKNFTFAVRDSLLNIGPLKDFSYGMRINGDPSATGVAKQSNYELVCCSGHGKNGALTVLQKSIRPDTITQESLPGCKGIWTVYHKNLRSDSSKGVADEDEYHAYLIISLENRTMVLQTANNLEEVTENVDYYVQGTTVAAGNLFGRRRVIQVFARGARILDGAFMTQDLSLKSSNTEMNVASDGATVSSVSIADPYVLLRMTDGSIQLLVGDPYTCSVSVINPPVSENSDKLVLACTLYHDKGPEPWIRKTSTDAWLSTGIGEAIDGADGSTHDHGDVYCVLCYDNGDLEIFDVPNFNSIFLVDKFVSGRSHILDTFFHGAANNHINLTNKYSEDIGQVRKEANHSIKVVELSMQRWDSEHNRPFLLGILSDGTILCYHAYIYEVSDNASKTEGVVSSQNSVNLSNANASRLRNLRFVRVPLDTYAKEETPSGVCSQRITVFKNVGGLQGFFLSGSRPMWFMMFRERLRMHPQGCDGPIVAFTVLHNVNCNHGFICITSEGALKICQLPALSYDNYWPVQKIGLKGTPHQVTYFAEKNLYPVIVSVPVLKPLNQVLSSLVDQEVGNQFEHDNINMEGTYPMEEFEVRIMEPEKINGPWQTRATIPMQSSEHALTVRVVTLFNTTAQRNETLLAIGTAYVQGEDVAARGRILLYSVERISDNIQVKKSIPRS, from the exons ATGAGTTTCGCGGCGTTCAAGATGATGCATTGGGCAACCGGCATCGAGCACTGCGCCTCGGGTTTCATCACCCATTCCTCCGCAGATTCCACGCCCAAAATCCCTCCGATCACCGCCGACGACATCGACTCGGACTGGACCACCTCCACCAAGCCGATTGGACCGGTTCCCAACCTCATTACTGCTGCCGCCAACGTTCTTGAAGTTTACATTGTAAGAATTCAGGAAGAGGCTTCTCCGTCCTTAGCTCACAAAGCTGCTGCCGAGCCCAAGGGTGGTGGAGCCGTCTTAGCTGGCGTTTCCGGTGCCTCACTTGAGCTCGTTTGCCATGATAG GCTGCATGGCAATGTGGAGTCATTGGAGGTGTTACCAAATGGAGCTACTGATGGTGGAAGGAGGAGAGACTCTATTATATTGACTTTTCGAGATGCAAAGATCTCAGTTTTGGAGTTTGATGAATCAATATGTGGGCTACGAACCAG TTCCATGCATTGTTTTGAGGGTTCTGATTGGGTTCACTTGAGAAGAGGCAGAGAATTTTTCCCAAGAGGCCCACTAGTGAAAGTTGATCCATTGGGGAGGTGTGCTGCAGTCCTTGCATATGGATTACAAATGATAGTCCTCAAAGCAGCTGAG GCTAGCACTGGTTTAACTGCACCTGCGGAGGACAGTACTTTCAGGGCAGCTGCTGCATCTCGAATTGAATCATCGTATATTGTTGGCTTACGAGATCTTGATATGAAGCACGTTAAAGATTTCATCTTCATCCATG GTTATATTGAGCCTGTTGTGGTAATCCTTCATGAACATGAGCTTACATGGGCGGGTCGGGTTGCTTGGAAACATCACACTTGTATGGTTTCAGCACTCAGCGTCAATACAACATTAAAGCAGCATCCGCTCATATGGTCAGCAATG AATCTCCCTCATGATGCATACAAGCTCCTTGCAGTTCCTTCACCTATTGGCGGAGTTCTTGTAATTGGTGCGAATACAATTCATTATCATAGCCAG TCTGCTTCATGTCACTTGGGGTTGAACAATTTTGCTGTTCCCGCAGATGGAAG TCAAGAGATGCCTAGGTCTGGATTTACTACGGAGCTTGATGCCGCCACTGCGACATGGTTAACTAATGATGTTGCTGTGTTCTCCTCTAAATCTGGGGAGCTGCTTTTGCTTACTCTTGTTTATGATGGGAG AGTTGTTCAGAGGCTTGAACTGATGAAGTCAAGAGCTTCAGTCCTTACATCG GACATTACTACCATTGGAAGCTCGTTTTTCTTTTTGGGCAGTCGGTTGGGTGATAGTCTGCTTGTACAGTACTATTCTGGAATTGGAGCTCCAACACTAAATCATGGTGTAAAGGAAGAG GTTGGAGATATTGAAAGTGATGCCCCTTCAATGAAGAGACTTCGGAGATCTCCTTCTGATGCATTGCAGGATTTGATTACCAGCGAGGAACTTACATTCTATGGCACAGGTCCAAACAATGCTCAAATAGCTCAG AAAAACTTTACCTTTGCAGTACGGGATTCATTGCTTAATATTGGTCCACTAAAGGATTTCTCTTATGGTATGAGAATTAATGGCGATCCAAGTGCTACAGGAGTTGCGAAGCAAAGTAATTATGAACTG GTATGCTGTTCTGGCCATGGAAAAAATGGTGCTCTCACAGTACTTCAAAAATCAATCCGCCCAGATACAATAACTCAA GAATCATTACCTGGTTGCAAAGGAATTTGGACTGTCTACCACAAGAATTTGCGCAGTGACTCCTCTAAAGGAGTAGCTGACGAGGATGAATATCATGCATACTTGATTATTAGTTTGGAAAATCGTACAATG GTATTGCAAACTGCTAATAATCTTGAGGAGGTAACTGAAAATGTGGACTATTACGTCCAAGGAACTACAGTTGCTGCAGGAAATTTATTTGGAAG ACGTCGAGTTATCCAAGTATTTGCTCGTGGTGCTCGGATACTTGATGGTGCTTTTATGACTCAAGATTTGAGCTTAAAATCTTCCAATACAGAGATGAATGTAGCTTCTGATGGGGCAACTGTGTCCTCAGTTTCCATAGCTGATCCTTATGTGTTGCTGAGAATGACTGATGGAAGCATTCAGCTTCTTGTTGGAG ATCCATATACCTGCTCTGTTTCAGTCATCAATCCACCAGTATCTGAAAACTCTGATAAGTTGGTATTAGCTTGCACTCTCTATCATGATAAAGGTCCTGAACCATGGATTCGTAAGACAAGTACTGATGCCTGGCTTTCTACTGGGATTGGTGAGGCTATCGATGGGGCTGATGGTTCAACACATGATCATGGTGACGTGTACTGCGTTCTATGCTATGACAATGGAGATCTGGAGATATTTGATGTACCTAACTTCAACAGTATTTTCTTGGTCGATAAATTTGTATCTGGAAGGAGCCACATCTTAGATACATTTTTCCATGGCGCAGCGAATAATCATATAAACCTCACAAACAAATATTCTGAAGATATTGGACAAGTCAGAAAAGAGGCCAATCACAGTATAAAGGTGGTTGAGCTGTCTATGCAGAGATGGGATTCTGAGCATAACCGGCCATTCCTTTTAGGAATATTGTCTGATGGGACCATTCTTTGTTATCATGCTTACATTTATGAAGTTTCAGATAATGCTTCCAAGACTGAGGGTGTCGTTTCTTCTCAGAACTCTGTTAATCTTAGCAATGCGAATGCATCTAGGCTTAGAAATTTACGATTCGTTCGTGTCCCCTTGGACACGTATGCAAAAGAAGAGACACCATCTGGAGTCTGCTCACAACGCATCACTGTTTTCAAGAATGTTGGTGGTCTACAAGGTTTTTTTCTTTCTGGCTCAAGGCCAATGTGGTTTATGATGTTTCGAGAACGTCTTCGGATGCACCCACAG GGGTGTGATGGACCTATAGTAGCCTTCACCGTTCTTCACAATGTTAACTGCAACCATGGGTTTATATGTATAACGTCAGAG GGTGCTCTGAAAATATGCCAGCTTCCAGCTTTATCATATGACAATTATTGGCCTGTACAAAAG ATTGGGCTGAAGGGGACTCCACATCAAGTTACCTATTTTGCAGAGAAGAACTTGTACCCTGTTATAGTTTCTGTTCCA GTGCTCAAGCCACTTAATCAAGTGCTCTCATCTCTTGTTGATCAAGAAGTCGGAAATCAGTTTGAGCATGATAATATTAATATGGAGGGGACATATCCCATGGAAGAATTTGAGGTTCGGATTATGGAACCAGAGAAAATAAATGGCCCCTGGCAGACTAGGGCTACTATTCCTATGCAAAGTTCTGAACACGCTCTTACTGTGCGAGTGGTGACGTTATTT AACACAACTGCACAAAGAAATGAGACACTTTTGGCAATTGGAACTGCTTATGTACAAGGAGAGGATGTTGCAGCAAGAGGACGCATTCTTTTATATTCTGTTGAAAGAATCTCAGACAATATACAGGTGAAG AAGTCTATTCCAAGGAGTTGA